A window of the Streptomyces sp. Ag109_O5-10 genome harbors these coding sequences:
- a CDS encoding cupin domain-containing protein, which produces MQRTSLEALARQQLELAAAAGGGHTAETVYGSHEKVLRQTVIGMTEGASLAEHENPGEATVQVLHGHVRLSAGEVSWEGRTGDLLIVPDSRHSLEALENSAILLTVAKLP; this is translated from the coding sequence GTGCAGAGAACCTCCCTGGAAGCGCTGGCCCGTCAACAGCTGGAGCTAGCAGCCGCCGCGGGTGGTGGTCACACCGCTGAGACCGTCTATGGCAGCCACGAGAAGGTTCTGCGTCAGACGGTCATCGGCATGACTGAAGGCGCCAGCCTCGCCGAGCACGAGAACCCGGGCGAGGCGACGGTGCAGGTCTTGCACGGGCACGTGCGACTGTCGGCAGGTGAGGTGTCGTGGGAGGGCCGCACGGGGGACCTGCTCATCGTCCCTGACTCCCGCCACAGCCTCGAGGCGCTCGAGAACTCCGCCATCCTGCTGACGGTGGCCAAGCTGCCCTGA
- a CDS encoding molybdopterin-dependent oxidoreductase, protein MPDDEHVTGDGALPHASGASSQIPGGFRSNLTRGDDVVDVATWAGSIPAAGGVAPRVRLGSRWFNLLWLLPIGFVGLLGCVAAAKGLRGMPSVQRFIAEYPGTDPRADRDGAYLGVPSWARWSHFFNLFFMLFTLRSGLQILADHPRLYWTRHSTPGREWFRMQKPVSADPLWTAKQDSIGLPRGVGLPGIRHSIGLARWWHLAVNTLWLLNGLVFYVLLFVTPQWKRLVPTSWSVFPNAASAAIQYLSLNWPRENGWVAYNGLQLLAYFVTVFVAAPLALITGLGMSPALSTRFKRLSRVLSIQTARSMHFLIFTWFVLFIVIHASLVFTTGLLTNLNHIGSGRNDSSWLGLWIFLGWMAVVVAAWVAATPLTLRHPRVVQRLGYAIIGEAQRLFEHVDVSPGEYTEKDISPYFWHNGRYPDSAEYKALQAGGFADYRLRIGGLVAHPAELSLDDLRKLPGHEQITQHFCIQGWSGVAKWGGVSMATILDLVTPDPHAKWVVFYSLGEGFDGGTYYDAHPIDHMRGKLAMLAYDMNDQPLSFGHGAPLRLRNELELGFKQVKWIKEIEFVADFSDIGSGFGGYNQDHEFFGYRQSL, encoded by the coding sequence ATGCCCGATGACGAGCACGTGACGGGTGACGGTGCGCTGCCGCACGCGTCGGGTGCCTCCTCTCAGATCCCCGGAGGTTTCCGCTCGAACCTGACGCGAGGTGACGACGTCGTCGACGTGGCGACCTGGGCGGGCTCTATTCCGGCGGCCGGCGGGGTCGCTCCGCGGGTGCGCTTGGGCAGCAGGTGGTTCAACCTGCTGTGGCTGCTCCCGATCGGCTTCGTGGGTTTGCTGGGGTGCGTCGCCGCGGCGAAGGGACTGCGGGGCATGCCGTCGGTGCAGCGGTTCATCGCCGAGTATCCCGGCACCGATCCGCGCGCGGACCGCGACGGCGCCTACCTGGGCGTTCCGTCATGGGCACGATGGTCGCACTTTTTCAACCTGTTCTTCATGCTGTTCACCCTGCGGTCGGGCCTGCAGATCCTGGCCGATCACCCGCGCCTGTACTGGACCCGGCACAGCACCCCGGGACGGGAATGGTTCCGGATGCAAAAGCCCGTCTCCGCTGACCCGCTGTGGACCGCGAAGCAGGACTCGATCGGCCTGCCCCGCGGGGTCGGCCTCCCCGGGATCCGGCACTCGATCGGTCTGGCCCGGTGGTGGCACCTGGCGGTGAACACGCTGTGGCTGCTCAACGGTCTCGTCTTCTACGTGCTGCTGTTCGTCACCCCGCAGTGGAAGCGCCTGGTCCCCACCAGCTGGAGCGTCTTCCCCAACGCCGCTTCTGCGGCCATCCAGTACTTGTCGCTCAACTGGCCGCGGGAGAACGGCTGGGTGGCGTACAACGGGCTCCAACTGCTCGCCTACTTCGTCACGGTCTTCGTCGCGGCACCCCTTGCGTTGATCACCGGGCTGGGTATGTCACCGGCGCTGTCGACCCGTTTCAAGCGGCTCAGCCGGGTGCTGAGCATCCAGACCGCCCGGTCCATGCACTTCCTGATCTTCACCTGGTTCGTGCTGTTCATCGTGATCCACGCGAGCCTGGTCTTCACCACCGGCTTGCTCACCAACCTCAACCACATCGGCAGCGGCCGCAACGACAGCAGCTGGCTCGGCTTGTGGATCTTCCTCGGCTGGATGGCGGTGGTCGTCGCCGCCTGGGTCGCGGCCACACCGCTGACCCTGCGCCATCCCCGGGTCGTGCAGCGCCTCGGGTACGCCATCATCGGTGAGGCTCAGCGCCTGTTCGAACACGTCGATGTCTCCCCCGGCGAGTACACCGAGAAAGACATCTCCCCCTACTTCTGGCACAACGGCCGCTACCCCGACTCTGCCGAGTACAAGGCCCTGCAGGCAGGAGGTTTCGCCGACTACCGGCTACGCATCGGCGGCCTGGTCGCCCACCCGGCCGAGCTGTCCCTCGACGACCTGAGGAAACTGCCCGGGCACGAGCAGATCACCCAGCACTTCTGCATCCAGGGCTGGTCCGGTGTCGCCAAATGGGGCGGCGTGTCGATGGCCACGATCCTCGACCTGGTCACGCCCGACCCGCACGCCAAATGGGTGGTGTTCTACTCCCTGGGAGAAGGCTTCGACGGCGGCACCTACTACGACGCCCACCCCATCGACCACATGCGCGGCAAGCTCGCCATGCTCGCCTACGACATGAACGACCAACCGCTGTCATTCGGCCACGGCGCGCCGCTACGGCTGCGCAACGAGCTCGAACTCGGCTTCAAACAAGTCAAATGGATCAAGGAGATCGAGTTCGTCGCCGACTTCTCCGACATCGGCAGCGGCTTTGGCGGGTACAACCAGGACCACGAATTCTTCGGCTACCGGCAGTCCCTGTAA
- a CDS encoding STAS domain-containing protein: MDSSGINLFIAAHRATTEAGGWLRLAAPTASVMRTLQIVGVDTVIDCHAPLRQALTN, translated from the coding sequence ATGGACTCCAGCGGCATCAACCTCTTCATCGCCGCCCACCGCGCTACGACCGAAGCAGGCGGCTGGCTGCGACTGGCCGCACCCACTGCATCAGTGATGCGCACCCTGCAGATCGTCGGCGTCGACACCGTCATCGACTGCCACGCACCCCTCCGCCAAGCCCTCACCAACTGA
- a CDS encoding acyl-CoA desaturase, whose translation MTTHTPPRRPPPPAGGSDFARLSRKIAEAGLMNRRPGYYTVRSIAVAVAYAGGWSAFVLIGASWWTLALAAFLAVMFGQVALLAHDVAHRQVFRRRRPSETCGRIAGAAIGMGYGWWQDKHTRHHANPNHEDLDPDIAPDLLVWSQDQARAATGLPRLLGRRQAFLFFPLLLLEGVNLHVSSARALRNRALKNRALDGTLLYGHIAAYLTAVFLVLPPGMAMAFLAVNQGLFGIYLGCLFAPNHKGMPILTGNDGPDFLRRQVLTARNVRGSWFTDLALGGLNHQIEHHLFPSMPSPHLRKARSIVRHYCQDLGVDYLETGLITSYRQALASLHRAGAPLRRARVSTAHV comes from the coding sequence ATGACCACGCATACCCCGCCCCGTCGCCCGCCTCCCCCCGCAGGCGGCAGTGATTTCGCCCGCCTGTCAAGGAAGATCGCCGAGGCCGGCCTGATGAACAGACGCCCCGGCTACTACACCGTCCGCTCCATCGCCGTGGCCGTCGCCTACGCCGGCGGCTGGAGCGCGTTCGTCCTCATCGGCGCCAGCTGGTGGACCCTGGCGCTCGCCGCGTTCCTCGCCGTGATGTTCGGGCAGGTGGCTCTGCTCGCCCACGACGTCGCGCACCGCCAGGTCTTCCGCCGGCGCCGGCCCAGCGAGACGTGCGGCCGCATCGCCGGGGCCGCGATCGGCATGGGCTACGGATGGTGGCAGGACAAACACACCCGCCACCACGCCAACCCCAACCACGAGGACCTCGACCCCGACATCGCCCCCGACCTGCTCGTGTGGTCCCAGGACCAGGCCCGCGCCGCGACCGGACTGCCGAGGCTCCTCGGCCGCCGGCAGGCGTTCCTCTTCTTTCCCCTGCTCCTACTCGAAGGGGTCAACCTTCATGTCTCCAGCGCGCGAGCATTGCGCAACCGCGCCCTGAAGAACCGCGCCCTGGACGGCACGCTGCTCTACGGGCACATCGCCGCCTACCTGACCGCAGTGTTCCTCGTCCTCCCGCCAGGCATGGCCATGGCGTTCCTGGCCGTCAACCAGGGCCTGTTCGGCATCTACCTCGGCTGCCTCTTCGCCCCCAACCACAAAGGCATGCCGATCCTCACCGGCAACGACGGCCCCGACTTCCTGCGCCGACAAGTCCTCACCGCACGCAACGTACGCGGCAGCTGGTTCACGGACCTCGCCCTGGGCGGACTGAACCACCAGATCGAACACCACCTGTTCCCCAGCATGCCCAGCCCCCACCTGCGCAAAGCCCGGTCCATCGTCCGCCACTACTGCCAGGACCTGGGCGTGGACTACCTGGAAACCGGACTGATCACCTCCTACCGGCAAGCACTCGCCAGCCTCCACCGAGCAGGAGCGCCACTGCGGCGAGCCCGTGTCAGCACCGCCCACGTATGA
- a CDS encoding YhjD/YihY/BrkB family envelope integrity protein produces the protein MPMKTPGAAGRSSRFERLGRVISHSPVGRGWRRSSDLALGQRSLGFAALGFLTLVPLLIIVSSADPEHGRGFAQWLGEGLGVSTTSREHVEQLFTRPSQALRTTTAFGIAVLAAFGLAFGAAVQSGYEKVWDLPPARWWARWRHVVWLGVLIGYLFASATTTLRAESLAGAFAAALSAVLFFWWSQHILLGRRVRWQALLPGAVATMVGLLGLRVFSRLVYSPLIASNAVTYGPVGTVLVIQSWLVGVGVVVFGGALAGRLLHEELPRVARVLKQRG, from the coding sequence ATGCCGATGAAGACCCCGGGTGCCGCGGGCCGTTCCTCTCGTTTCGAACGGCTGGGCCGCGTGATCAGCCATTCACCAGTCGGACGCGGATGGCGGCGGAGCAGCGACCTGGCGTTGGGACAGCGTTCGCTGGGCTTCGCGGCGCTGGGTTTCCTCACGCTGGTGCCGCTGCTGATCATCGTCTCCTCTGCCGATCCGGAGCATGGGCGGGGATTCGCGCAGTGGCTGGGGGAAGGACTCGGCGTGTCGACGACCTCCAGGGAACATGTGGAGCAGCTGTTCACCCGCCCCAGTCAGGCTCTGCGGACCACGACCGCGTTCGGAATCGCCGTCCTCGCCGCTTTCGGCCTGGCCTTCGGGGCAGCGGTGCAGTCCGGCTACGAGAAGGTCTGGGATCTGCCCCCGGCCCGCTGGTGGGCCAGGTGGCGCCATGTGGTGTGGCTCGGCGTACTCATCGGCTACCTCTTCGCCTCCGCCACCACCACGCTGCGAGCCGAGTCCCTGGCCGGCGCGTTCGCCGCCGCGCTGAGCGCCGTCCTGTTCTTCTGGTGGTCGCAGCACATACTGCTGGGCCGGCGGGTTCGCTGGCAGGCCCTGTTGCCCGGCGCGGTGGCCACCATGGTCGGGCTGCTCGGTCTCAGGGTCTTCTCCCGGCTCGTCTACTCGCCGCTGATCGCGTCCAACGCCGTCACCTACGGCCCCGTCGGAACCGTCCTGGTCATCCAGTCCTGGCTCGTCGGTGTGGGCGTCGTCGTCTTCGGCGGTGCCCTGGCCGGCCGGCTGCTGCACGAGGAACTCCCACGCGTGGCACGTGTACTGAAACAGCGAGGATGA
- a CDS encoding GAF and ANTAR domain-containing protein — MIPGSRSARIQALVAEQAALRGAQVGLLDVCTAAVTALPVGGAGVSAMSRGRASHPLCSTDSVSRQLEELQLTLGEGPCVDAFVLGSSVLCTDLLAGELQRHWAVFADAALEAGARAVFAFPLRIGAISPGVLDLYSSTSVELDADEVADAMAFADTATLLLLDAGISETGVPSGTDVAGTDRPDDAPFDDLGGYRAEIDQATGILMVQLGVGVEEAFIRLRAHAYARGIRISVVAADVVAHRLRFRRETTPSDVRPPDARPADTQPPDARPPDEEP, encoded by the coding sequence GTGATCCCCGGCAGCCGGTCGGCGCGGATCCAGGCTCTCGTGGCCGAGCAGGCAGCCCTGCGCGGCGCCCAGGTCGGCCTCCTCGACGTGTGTACGGCGGCGGTGACGGCGCTGCCGGTCGGCGGGGCCGGGGTGTCGGCGATGTCCCGCGGGCGGGCGAGTCATCCGCTGTGCAGCACCGACTCCGTCAGTCGGCAGCTGGAAGAACTCCAGCTCACACTGGGCGAGGGGCCGTGCGTGGATGCCTTTGTCCTCGGCTCCTCGGTCCTGTGCACCGACTTGTTGGCCGGTGAACTCCAGCGGCATTGGGCGGTGTTCGCCGACGCGGCCCTGGAAGCCGGAGCCAGGGCGGTCTTCGCCTTCCCCCTGCGGATCGGGGCCATCAGCCCCGGCGTACTCGACCTGTACTCCAGCACCTCGGTCGAGCTGGACGCGGACGAGGTGGCCGACGCGATGGCCTTCGCCGACACTGCCACGTTGCTTCTGCTCGACGCCGGGATCAGCGAGACGGGCGTCCCGTCCGGCACCGACGTGGCCGGCACGGACCGGCCGGACGACGCGCCCTTCGACGACCTGGGCGGATACCGGGCCGAGATCGACCAGGCCACCGGCATCCTCATGGTGCAGCTCGGCGTCGGCGTCGAGGAGGCATTCATCCGACTGCGCGCCCACGCGTACGCCCGGGGGATACGGATCTCGGTGGTCGCCGCCGACGTGGTCGCCCACCGGCTCCGCTTCCGCCGGGAGACGACACCGTCCGACGTGAGACCGCCGGATGCGCGTCCCGCCGATACGCAACCGCCTGATGCGCGACCGCCCGACGAGGAGCCCTGA
- a CDS encoding GAF and ANTAR domain-containing protein translates to MKEQLMARTFVELADSLVADFDLMDFLRLLTDRCVDLLDASAAGVLLADRDGVLRVMAASDERVRLLELFQLQNHEGPCLDCFHTGITVSVPDLRDEAARWPLFTAQAQRIGFTAVQALPMRLRDEVVGALNLFHTTPGPISPAATPFAQALADVATISLLQQRTTERSTLLNEQLQTALNSRVLIEQAKGKLAERRHTDMERAFTTLRAYARAHNRRLADVARAFIEETEHLPGLSPGNS, encoded by the coding sequence ATGAAGGAACAGCTGATGGCCCGGACGTTCGTCGAGCTGGCGGACAGTCTCGTCGCCGACTTCGACCTCATGGACTTCCTGCGTCTGCTCACCGACCGGTGCGTCGATCTGCTCGACGCGAGCGCGGCAGGCGTCCTGCTCGCCGACCGCGACGGAGTGCTGCGCGTCATGGCCGCCTCCGACGAGCGGGTGCGCCTCCTGGAACTCTTCCAGCTCCAGAACCACGAAGGCCCCTGCCTGGACTGCTTCCACACCGGGATCACCGTTTCCGTTCCCGACCTGCGCGACGAAGCCGCGCGCTGGCCCCTGTTCACCGCCCAGGCCCAGCGCATCGGCTTCACCGCCGTCCAGGCGCTGCCCATGCGCCTGCGCGACGAAGTCGTCGGCGCCCTCAACCTCTTCCACACCACCCCGGGGCCCATCAGCCCCGCCGCCACCCCCTTCGCACAGGCCCTCGCCGACGTCGCCACCATCAGCCTGCTGCAACAACGCACCACCGAGCGCAGCACCCTCCTCAACGAACAGCTGCAGACCGCCCTCAACAGCCGCGTCCTGATCGAACAGGCCAAGGGAAAGCTCGCCGAACGCCGCCACACGGACATGGAGCGGGCCTTCACGACGCTGCGCGCCTACGCCCGCGCCCACAACCGCCGCTTGGCGGACGTCGCCCGCGCCTTCATCGAAGAAACCGAGCACCTCCCCGGTCTCAGTCCGGGAAATTCCTGA
- a CDS encoding phosphoketolase — MPLGPTTGTHLGTPGTPDRLDEEELSALDAHWRAANYLAAGQIYLMSNPLLTEPLAPEHVKPRLLGHWGTSPGLNLVHTHLNRVVKARKLDAICVWGPGHGGPAVVANSWLEGSYTETYPDITRDAAGMTRLFRQFSFPGGIPSHVAPETPGSIHEGGELGYSLSHAYGAAFDNPGLLVACVIGDGEAETGPLAASWHSNKFLDPVRDGAVLPILHLNGYKIANPTVLARIPEPELDSLLRGYGHEPLHVTGDDPHAVHQTMARAMDEALDRMAAFQYAARAGSVITERPRWPVIVLRTPKGWTGPAEVDGLPVEGTWRAHQVPLPAVRENPDHLRQLERWLRSYQPEELFDEHGRPREQVLACVPDGAHRLGANPHTNGGLLLRDLPLPPLQRFAVPVDKPGSTTHEPTRVLGDLLAQVMADTGERRDFRLVGPDETASNRLQAVYEASGKAWEAQVLPTDEHLERGGRVLEILSEHTCQGWLEGYLLTGRHGLFSCYEAFVHIVDSMANQHIKWLRVARRLPWRRPIASLNYLLTSHVWRQDNNGFSHQDPGFVDHVLNKSPEVVRVYYPPDANTLLCVADHVLRSRDYVNVVVAGKQPCFDWLDLDAARAHCARGAGIWAWAGTESDPGEPDVVLACAGDVPTLEVLAAASLLRRHLPQLAVRVVNVVDIARLLPAEEHPHGMPDSEYDALFTPDKPVVFAYHGYPWLIHRLAYRRANHPHLHVRGYKEEGTTTTPFDMVVRNDLDRYRLVMDVIDRVPGLAVRAAALRQRMIDVRYRHHDWIRAHGVDLPEVAEWTWSQ, encoded by the coding sequence ATGCCACTTGGCCCCACCACCGGGACCCACCTCGGCACTCCGGGCACCCCCGACCGCCTCGACGAGGAGGAACTGAGCGCTCTGGACGCCCACTGGCGGGCGGCGAACTACCTGGCCGCCGGGCAGATCTACCTCATGTCCAACCCCCTGCTGACCGAGCCGTTGGCGCCTGAGCACGTCAAACCGCGACTGTTGGGGCACTGGGGCACCTCACCGGGTCTGAACCTGGTCCACACCCACCTCAACAGGGTCGTCAAGGCGAGGAAACTGGACGCGATCTGCGTCTGGGGACCAGGGCACGGCGGGCCGGCCGTGGTGGCGAACTCCTGGCTGGAGGGCAGCTACACCGAGACGTACCCGGACATCACCCGGGACGCGGCCGGCATGACCCGCCTCTTCCGGCAGTTCTCCTTCCCGGGCGGCATCCCCAGTCATGTCGCACCCGAGACCCCCGGATCGATCCACGAGGGCGGCGAGCTGGGTTACTCCCTCTCGCACGCCTATGGGGCCGCGTTCGACAATCCGGGGCTCCTGGTGGCCTGCGTGATCGGCGACGGTGAGGCCGAGACGGGCCCGCTGGCCGCCTCCTGGCACTCGAACAAGTTCCTCGACCCGGTACGGGACGGTGCCGTCCTGCCGATCCTGCACCTCAACGGCTACAAGATCGCCAACCCGACGGTCCTGGCCCGGATACCTGAGCCCGAACTCGACTCCCTGCTCAGGGGATACGGCCACGAGCCCCTCCACGTGACCGGGGATGACCCGCACGCCGTCCACCAGACGATGGCTCGCGCCATGGACGAAGCTCTGGACCGTATGGCCGCGTTCCAGTACGCCGCCCGTGCCGGTTCCGTCATCACCGAACGCCCGCGCTGGCCGGTGATCGTGCTGCGCACGCCCAAGGGCTGGACCGGACCCGCCGAGGTCGACGGCCTCCCGGTGGAGGGCACCTGGCGAGCACACCAGGTGCCGCTGCCCGCGGTACGCGAAAACCCCGACCATCTACGGCAGTTGGAGCGATGGCTGCGCTCCTACCAACCCGAGGAGCTCTTCGACGAGCACGGACGCCCCCGGGAACAGGTCCTGGCCTGCGTCCCCGACGGCGCGCACCGCCTGGGCGCCAACCCGCACACCAACGGCGGCCTGCTGCTGCGCGACCTGCCCCTGCCGCCCCTTCAGCGGTTCGCCGTCCCGGTCGACAAGCCCGGCTCGACGACGCACGAGCCGACCCGCGTCCTCGGCGACCTGCTGGCGCAGGTGATGGCCGACACGGGCGAGCGGCGCGACTTCCGGCTGGTCGGCCCGGACGAGACGGCCTCCAACCGCCTCCAGGCCGTCTACGAGGCGAGCGGCAAGGCATGGGAGGCCCAGGTTCTGCCCACGGACGAGCACCTGGAGCGCGGCGGCCGGGTACTGGAGATCCTCTCCGAACACACCTGCCAGGGCTGGCTGGAGGGCTATCTCCTCACCGGGCGGCACGGCCTGTTCTCCTGCTACGAGGCCTTCGTCCACATCGTCGACTCCATGGCGAACCAGCACATCAAGTGGCTGCGCGTCGCCCGCCGGCTCCCCTGGCGCCGCCCGATCGCCTCCCTCAACTACCTGCTCACCTCGCACGTGTGGCGCCAGGACAACAACGGCTTCTCGCACCAGGACCCCGGTTTCGTCGACCACGTACTCAACAAGTCGCCGGAGGTCGTGCGGGTCTACTACCCCCCGGACGCCAACACCCTGCTGTGCGTGGCGGATCACGTGCTGCGCAGCCGCGACTACGTCAACGTCGTCGTCGCGGGCAAGCAGCCCTGCTTCGACTGGCTCGACCTCGACGCCGCCCGCGCGCACTGCGCCCGCGGCGCCGGGATCTGGGCCTGGGCCGGCACCGAGTCCGACCCCGGCGAGCCCGACGTGGTGCTCGCCTGCGCGGGCGACGTACCCACCCTCGAAGTGCTGGCCGCGGCCTCGCTGCTCCGCCGCCACCTGCCCCAACTCGCAGTACGGGTGGTCAACGTGGTGGACATCGCCCGGTTGCTGCCCGCGGAGGAACACCCGCACGGCATGCCCGACAGCGAGTACGACGCGCTGTTCACCCCCGACAAGCCCGTCGTCTTCGCGTACCACGGCTATCCGTGGCTGATCCACCGGCTTGCCTACCGCCGCGCCAACCACCCGCACCTGCACGTGCGCGGCTACAAGGAGGAGGGCACCACCACGACCCCGTTCGACATGGTCGTACGCAACGACCTCGACCGGTACCGGCTGGTCATGGACGTCATCGACCGGGTGCCCGGTCTCGCGGTCCGCGCGGCGGCGCTGCGCCAGCGGATGATCGACGTCCGTTACCGCCATCACGACTGGATCCGCGCCCACGGGGTGGACCTGCCCGAGGTGGCCGAATGGACCTGGAGCCAGTGA
- the mgtA gene encoding magnesium-translocating P-type ATPase — protein MDLEPVTTRAAELRVGDAAAEDAKAVLSTLASSPEGLSGGETGEAAERLAAVGPNAVRTHHVRVLAVLGRQLRSALLILLAVTAGVSYFFGERTGAIIIAGILVLSVALGFVNEYRAEKAAQALHSRVRHTAVVIRGGAAGEVDVTELVPGDVVRLTLGQVVPADLRLLECTAFACDESVLTGESAPADKDPEPVAAGAALAELTSCALMGTVVHGGSATGVVVATGGRAEFGRIALGLGERQPETDFQAGLRRFSMLLLKVAAALTTGIFVINLLLHRPLLDALLFSLAIAVGITPQLLPAVVSTSLATGSRQLARRKVLVKRLVCIEDLGDMDVLVTDKTGTLTEGRIRFEAALDPAGTPSDTVLKLGLLATEGDLDQVGGNALDVALWQATDAPPAGHHRLALLPFDHDRQLGSALVERPDGSRLLVAKGAPEAVLARCDDVPEAAAAVLQEHFAAGSRVVAVATRDTHGQTSLTAADEYRMRLAGFLVFLDPPKTGAAASLRRLAGLGITVKICTGDNALVAQKVCADLGLPPGRALTGQDIGALDDDQLTRAAETTTVFARVSPQDKARVVRALRRRGRDIGFLGDGVNDALALHAADVGLSVDTATDVAKDAADVLLLEKDLGVLADGVAEGRRIFANTIKYVLMGTSSNFGNMFSAAGASLVLSFLPMLPSQILLNNLLYDAGQLTIPTDHVDPEQLRAPSHWDIAFIRRFMLFFGPVSSVFDFLTFAVMIEIFHTGAELFRSGWFVESLATQALVVLAIRTGRVPFYRSRPSRPLLVSALGVVAVGVALPMSPLAGPLGFRSLPLGLVLVLALMVVLYLVLIEGAKHIFYARADARAALPPVRHRTLRHRIQRRAGRFSHHGPLQPQ, from the coding sequence ATGGACCTGGAGCCAGTGACCACCCGTGCGGCAGAGCTGCGGGTGGGGGACGCCGCCGCCGAAGACGCGAAGGCCGTGCTGTCCACGCTTGCGAGCAGTCCCGAGGGCCTGTCGGGGGGCGAGACGGGTGAGGCGGCCGAACGGCTCGCGGCCGTCGGGCCGAACGCCGTACGCACGCACCACGTCCGCGTCCTGGCGGTCCTCGGGCGGCAGCTGCGCAGCGCCCTGCTGATCCTGCTGGCGGTGACGGCCGGGGTCTCGTACTTCTTCGGCGAGCGGACCGGCGCGATCATCATCGCAGGGATTCTGGTGCTGAGCGTGGCACTGGGATTCGTCAACGAGTACCGGGCGGAGAAGGCGGCACAGGCCCTGCACTCGCGGGTGCGGCACACGGCCGTCGTGATCCGGGGCGGCGCGGCCGGCGAGGTCGACGTGACCGAGCTGGTGCCGGGCGATGTCGTACGTCTGACACTGGGGCAGGTGGTTCCCGCGGACCTGCGCCTGCTGGAGTGCACCGCGTTCGCCTGCGACGAGAGCGTCCTCACCGGGGAGTCCGCCCCCGCCGACAAGGACCCGGAACCGGTCGCCGCGGGGGCGGCGCTGGCCGAGCTGACCTCCTGCGCGCTGATGGGGACGGTGGTGCACGGGGGCAGCGCCACCGGAGTGGTCGTCGCCACCGGTGGCCGCGCCGAGTTCGGGCGGATCGCGCTGGGGCTGGGAGAACGGCAGCCGGAGACCGACTTCCAGGCGGGGCTGCGGCGCTTCTCCATGCTGCTCCTCAAGGTCGCCGCCGCCCTCACCACGGGGATCTTCGTCATCAACCTCCTGCTCCACCGCCCGCTGCTCGACGCCCTGCTCTTCTCGCTGGCCATCGCGGTGGGTATCACCCCGCAGTTGCTGCCCGCCGTGGTGAGCACGAGCCTGGCCACCGGCTCACGGCAGCTGGCGCGGCGCAAGGTACTCGTCAAACGGCTGGTGTGCATCGAGGACCTGGGCGACATGGACGTCCTGGTCACCGACAAGACCGGCACGCTCACCGAGGGCCGTATCCGTTTCGAGGCGGCCCTCGACCCGGCCGGTACGCCCTCCGACACGGTGCTGAAGCTGGGCCTGCTGGCCACCGAGGGCGACCTGGACCAGGTGGGCGGAAACGCGCTGGACGTCGCGCTGTGGCAGGCCACGGATGCGCCCCCGGCCGGACACCACCGGCTCGCGCTGCTGCCCTTCGACCACGACCGGCAGCTGGGCTCCGCGCTCGTCGAGCGTCCGGACGGCAGCCGCCTGCTCGTCGCCAAGGGCGCACCCGAAGCGGTCCTGGCCCGCTGCGATGACGTACCTGAGGCGGCCGCGGCGGTGCTCCAGGAGCACTTCGCGGCGGGCAGCCGGGTGGTCGCCGTGGCCACCCGGGACACGCACGGGCAGACGTCCCTCACGGCCGCCGACGAGTACCGGATGCGTCTGGCCGGCTTCCTGGTCTTCCTCGACCCGCCCAAGACCGGTGCCGCCGCCTCACTGCGCCGCCTCGCCGGCCTCGGCATCACCGTCAAGATCTGTACGGGCGACAACGCGCTCGTCGCCCAGAAGGTCTGCGCCGACCTCGGCCTGCCGCCCGGCCGCGCCCTGACCGGCCAGGACATCGGGGCGCTGGACGACGACCAGCTGACCAGGGCGGCCGAGACCACCACCGTCTTCGCCCGCGTCTCGCCCCAGGACAAGGCCCGAGTCGTACGGGCACTGCGGCGCCGGGGCCGGGACATCGGGTTCCTGGGCGACGGCGTGAACGACGCGCTGGCCCTGCACGCCGCCGACGTGGGACTGTCCGTGGACACCGCGACCGACGTGGCCAAGGACGCGGCCGACGTCCTGCTCCTGGAGAAGGACCTCGGCGTCCTCGCCGACGGGGTCGCCGAGGGCCGCCGGATCTTCGCCAACACCATCAAGTACGTCCTGATGGGCACCTCCAGCAACTTCGGCAACATGTTCAGCGCGGCCGGAGCCTCCCTGGTGCTGTCCTTCCTGCCGATGCTGCCCTCGCAGATCCTGCTCAACAACCTCCTCTACGACGCAGGGCAGTTGACCATCCCAACCGACCACGTCGACCCGGAGCAACTGCGCGCGCCCTCGCACTGGGACATCGCCTTCATCCGTCGCTTCATGCTCTTCTTCGGGCCCGTCAGCTCCGTCTTCGACTTCCTCACCTTCGCGGTCATGATCGAGATCTTCCACACCGGCGCCGAGCTGTTCCGCTCCGGCTGGTTCGTGGAATCCCTCGCCACGCAGGCACTGGTCGTCCTCGCCATCCGCACCGGCCGGGTGCCGTTCTACCGCAGCCGGCCCAGCCGCCCCCTGTTGGTCAGCGCCCTGGGTGTCGTCGCCGTCGGTGTCGCGCTGCCGATGTCCCCGCTCGCGGGACCGCTCGGTTTCCGGTCCCTGCCGCTCGGGCTCGTCCTCGTCCTGGCCCTGATGGTCGTGCTCTACCTGGTGCTGATCGAGGGCGCCAAGCACATCTTCTACGCCCGCGCCGACGCGCGGGCCGCGCTTCCACCGGTACGCCACCGCACCCTCCGGCATCGCATCCAACGCCGGGCCGGCCGCTTCAGCCACCACGGACCGCTGCAACCCCAGTGA